One genomic window of Psychrobacillus sp. INOP01 includes the following:
- a CDS encoding hemolysin III family protein produces MNTYIREPFNSLSHLFGALLGLAGLILMLMKGLEIDSPPLTLTAIVVFGVSMILLYTASATYHWLIGEAQNIQFLRRLDHSMIYILIAGTYAPFCLITLNNTAGYVLFTIIIVLATSGILFKMIWFNCPRWVSTAIYIGMGWMIIFLAPSLADSLGTVGLFYLILGGVSYTIGGIIYGVKPNIPFIKKLGFHEIFHIFILLGTLFHFICVYGYVL; encoded by the coding sequence ATGAATACATATATAAGAGAGCCGTTTAATAGTCTGTCACACTTATTTGGAGCTCTATTAGGGCTAGCAGGATTAATCCTAATGTTAATGAAAGGATTAGAAATTGATAGTCCTCCCCTAACTTTAACTGCTATTGTTGTTTTTGGTGTTAGCATGATTTTGCTTTATACGGCATCCGCTACTTATCATTGGTTGATAGGAGAAGCGCAAAATATACAATTTTTAAGACGCCTAGATCATTCGATGATATATATTTTAATCGCAGGTACTTACGCACCATTTTGCCTAATCACCTTAAATAACACTGCTGGATATGTCTTGTTTACTATCATTATAGTATTAGCGACTAGTGGTATTTTGTTTAAAATGATTTGGTTCAATTGTCCAAGATGGGTTTCTACTGCTATTTATATCGGCATGGGCTGGATGATTATTTTCTTAGCACCTTCACTAGCAGACTCTCTAGGTACTGTAGGATTATTTTATCTGATTTTGGGAGGAGTCTCTTATACTATTGGAGGAATCATATATGGGGTAAAGCCAAATATTCCATTTATAAAGAAATTAGGATTTCATGAAATATTTCATATATTTATATTGTTGGGGACATTATTTCACTTCATTTGTGTTTATGGATATGTATTGTAA
- a CDS encoding ABC transporter ATP-binding protein, protein MLKIENIDVFYGNIQALRDVSITVNEGEIVSLIGANGAGKSTLLKTLSGLLKPKKGKIEFLDKSISGKQAQSIVKAGISHVPEGRRVFANLTVEENLELGAFLRKDKKGIHQDMQKVYEIFPRLLERKKQHSGTLSGGEQQMLAMGRAIMAKPKLVLLDEPSMGLAPLMVKTIFKVIEDINREGTTVLLVEQNANMALSIASRGYVIETGRVVLSGSAQELQNSEEVKLAYLGGH, encoded by the coding sequence ATGCTTAAAATAGAAAATATAGATGTGTTTTACGGGAATATTCAAGCGCTGCGTGATGTTTCTATTACTGTTAATGAAGGGGAAATTGTTTCCTTGATTGGTGCTAACGGAGCAGGGAAAAGTACTTTGTTAAAAACTCTCTCTGGTTTGTTGAAACCCAAAAAAGGAAAAATAGAATTTCTAGACAAATCAATCTCAGGCAAACAAGCGCAATCAATAGTAAAGGCTGGGATTTCTCATGTGCCGGAAGGAAGACGTGTTTTTGCCAATTTAACTGTTGAAGAAAACTTAGAACTAGGTGCATTTCTTAGGAAAGATAAAAAAGGAATTCATCAAGACATGCAAAAGGTATATGAGATTTTTCCGAGATTATTAGAGCGAAAAAAACAGCATTCTGGGACCCTTTCAGGGGGGGAACAGCAGATGTTGGCTATGGGAAGAGCCATTATGGCAAAACCTAAACTTGTATTATTAGATGAACCTTCAATGGGACTTGCTCCATTAATGGTCAAAACAATATTCAAGGTAATTGAGGATATTAATCGTGAAGGGACTACCGTTTTATTGGTTGAACAAAATGCTAATATGGCCCTATCTATAGCAAGTCGAGGATATGTTATTGAAACAGGAAGAGTTGTACTTTCTGGATCAGCACAAGAATTACAAAATAGTGAAGAAGTTAAACTTGCCTACCTTGGTGGACATTAA
- a CDS encoding branched-chain amino acid ABC transporter permease, with product MEWIQQLINGISLGSIYALIALGYTMVYGIIKLINFAHGDVFMVGSFIGFYSITVFGLGFFPALILSMAACALFGVIIERIAYKRLRNATRIAALITAIGVSLLIEYGVIYIRGAQPEAYPDVFSNRSFEFLGAQISMQSILILSVSVVLMILLQFIVHKTKTGKAMRAVSHDTEAAKLMGINVDNTISATFAIGSALAGAAGVIFGVYYTKIDPLMGVIPGVKAFVAAVLGGIGIIPGAMVGGLVLGVVETIVSALGFSLWRDAAAFIILILILIFRPSGIFGKNTREKV from the coding sequence ATGGAATGGATACAGCAATTGATAAACGGCATTTCACTCGGGAGTATTTATGCATTAATTGCCCTCGGTTATACGATGGTTTATGGAATTATTAAGCTGATTAACTTTGCACATGGTGATGTGTTCATGGTTGGTTCGTTCATCGGATTTTATTCTATTACCGTTTTTGGGTTAGGATTTTTCCCTGCACTTATTTTATCGATGGCAGCATGTGCATTATTCGGTGTAATTATTGAGCGAATTGCATATAAACGCTTACGGAATGCAACAAGAATTGCTGCTCTTATTACCGCGATCGGAGTATCGTTATTAATTGAGTATGGAGTAATTTATATTAGAGGGGCTCAACCAGAAGCTTATCCAGATGTGTTTTCCAATCGTTCATTTGAATTTTTAGGTGCACAAATTAGCATGCAATCTATTCTTATTCTTTCGGTTTCTGTTGTATTAATGATCTTGCTACAGTTCATCGTACACAAAACAAAAACAGGGAAAGCGATGAGAGCTGTTTCTCATGACACAGAAGCTGCTAAATTAATGGGGATTAACGTTGATAATACTATATCTGCAACTTTCGCAATTGGTTCAGCTTTAGCTGGAGCAGCTGGTGTAATATTCGGAGTATATTATACAAAGATAGATCCGCTAATGGGTGTGATTCCCGGAGTGAAAGCGTTTGTTGCTGCGGTTCTTGGTGGAATTGGAATAATTCCCGGAGCAATGGTTGGTGGATTGGTACTTGGAGTTGTTGAAACGATTGTTAGTGCTTTAGGATTTTCTTTGTGGAGAGATGCTGCAGCATTCATCATTTTAATATTAATTCTCATCTTCAGACCTTCTGGAATCTTTGGAAAAAATACACGAGAGAAAGTGTAG
- the pepF gene encoding oligoendopeptidase F — MVNQMARREEVKMEETWNLDDLFMTENDFEDALKEIENGAQEFNTRFHGKIGNANDVVDALKEYTKLYEKIVPAGAFASLSLSTDQTNTDAQMRASKFGSLSAKVSSQLSFLNSELVELPDNIIEEAIKKSPSHQLYLEKLLQKKKYQLHPEVEKTLAAYSASFGAPYKLYDTTKMLDISFDNFEVNGQEYPLSYVSFENDWEAETDPEIRRAAFEAFSKKLKEYQHTTANTYDMHLQMEKTTSDLRGYDSIYDYLLFNQDVDHSLYNRQIDLITKELAPHMRKYAKLLQKEHGLDKMTFADLKISLDPTYEPKISVEESKKYIDDALSVMGEEYIEMVNRAYEERWIDFPQNVGKSTGAFCSSPYGSHPYILISWSSRMNEVFVLAHELGHAGHFYYANKEQNIFNSRPSLYFIEAPSTMNEMLVANHLLKSSDDPKFKRWVISSIVARTYYHNFVTHLLEAAYQRKVYDRIDQGLNVNAQILNEYKRSVLEEFWGDTVEITEGAELTWMRQPHYYMGLYPYTYSAGLTISTQVSKRILDEGQTAVNEWTEVLKAGGTKSPVELAQMAGVDITTDEPLKDTIAYIGSLIDELESLTDEINQNS; from the coding sequence ATGGTAAACCAAATGGCAAGACGAGAAGAAGTAAAGATGGAAGAAACTTGGAATTTAGATGATTTATTTATGACAGAAAACGATTTTGAAGATGCATTAAAAGAGATAGAAAACGGAGCACAAGAGTTTAATACTCGCTTCCATGGTAAAATCGGTAATGCTAATGATGTTGTCGATGCACTAAAAGAATATACTAAACTATACGAAAAAATAGTACCGGCTGGAGCATTTGCTAGTCTATCCTTAAGTACTGACCAAACAAATACAGACGCTCAGATGAGAGCAAGTAAATTTGGTTCCCTTTCCGCAAAGGTAAGCAGTCAATTATCTTTCTTGAATAGTGAGCTAGTAGAACTCCCTGATAATATAATTGAAGAAGCTATCAAAAAATCTCCATCCCATCAGCTTTATTTAGAAAAGTTACTACAAAAGAAAAAATACCAGCTCCATCCTGAAGTAGAAAAAACACTTGCTGCCTACTCTGCTTCTTTTGGAGCACCATACAAATTGTATGATACAACTAAAATGCTTGATATTTCGTTTGATAATTTTGAGGTAAATGGTCAAGAATATCCCCTAAGTTATGTGTCATTTGAGAATGACTGGGAAGCCGAAACAGATCCAGAAATAAGAAGAGCAGCATTTGAGGCTTTCTCCAAAAAGTTAAAAGAATATCAGCACACAACTGCTAATACGTACGATATGCATTTACAAATGGAAAAAACAACATCAGATTTGCGAGGCTACGATTCTATTTATGATTACTTATTATTCAACCAGGACGTTGACCACTCTTTATATAACAGACAAATTGATTTAATCACTAAGGAACTTGCACCTCATATGCGCAAGTACGCAAAATTACTTCAAAAGGAACATGGGCTGGATAAAATGACGTTCGCGGACTTGAAAATTTCTTTAGACCCAACGTATGAACCCAAAATTTCAGTTGAGGAATCAAAGAAGTATATTGACGATGCTCTATCAGTTATGGGTGAAGAATATATCGAAATGGTTAATCGCGCATATGAAGAACGTTGGATAGATTTCCCTCAAAACGTCGGAAAATCAACGGGTGCCTTCTGTTCTAGTCCTTATGGAAGCCACCCATATATTCTTATTTCATGGTCTAGTCGGATGAACGAGGTTTTTGTTCTTGCACATGAATTAGGCCATGCCGGCCATTTCTATTATGCAAATAAAGAACAGAACATCTTTAATTCTCGTCCTTCTCTTTATTTCATCGAAGCTCCATCAACAATGAATGAAATGCTAGTAGCCAATCATCTACTGAAAAGTTCGGATGACCCTAAATTTAAACGTTGGGTTATTTCTTCCATAGTAGCTCGTACGTATTATCATAATTTTGTAACACATCTATTGGAGGCTGCCTATCAACGTAAAGTTTATGACCGAATTGATCAAGGGTTAAATGTAAATGCACAAATCCTAAATGAATATAAACGCAGCGTATTAGAAGAATTCTGGGGAGATACGGTAGAAATTACAGAGGGTGCAGAGCTTACTTGGATGCGTCAACCACATTACTATATGGGATTGTATCCATACACATATAGCGCTGGGCTAACTATCTCCACTCAAGTGTCTAAGCGAATTTTGGATGAAGGTCAAACTGCTGTAAATGAATGGACAGAGGTATTGAAAGCTGGGGGCACTAAATCTCCTGTAGAGTTAGCTCAAATGGCTGGTGTAGATATTACGACGGATGAACCATTAAAGGATACAATTGCTTATATCGGTTCATTGATAGATGAGTTAGAATCACTAACAGATGAAATAAATCAAAACTCTTAA
- a CDS encoding ABC transporter ATP-binding protein, which translates to MENKPLLEVKNAGIQFGGLKAVQNLNLILNQGELVGLIGPNGAGKTTSFNLLTGVYVPTEGDILFNGERINGLQPFKVTRKGISRTFQNIRLFNELSVLDNVKVAYHSLATHTMLSSILRLPSHFKGEKEMEEKSLEFLKIFKLEKYKDELAKNLPYGQQRRLEIARALAAGPKLLLLDEPAAGMNPQETKDLMNLIGFVRDKFDLTILLIEHDMNLVMGVCERIYVLDHGQLLAEGSPEEIRNHPKVIEAYLGEEVRDDNA; encoded by the coding sequence ATGGAAAATAAACCGTTACTTGAAGTAAAAAATGCTGGTATTCAGTTTGGTGGTTTAAAAGCAGTACAAAACTTAAACTTGATACTAAATCAAGGGGAACTTGTTGGACTAATTGGCCCAAATGGTGCTGGTAAAACTACAAGCTTTAATTTATTGACTGGTGTATACGTACCAACTGAAGGAGATATTCTTTTTAATGGAGAAAGAATAAACGGTTTACAGCCATTTAAAGTAACTAGAAAAGGGATTAGTAGAACATTCCAAAACATTCGTCTTTTCAATGAATTATCTGTATTAGATAACGTAAAAGTTGCTTACCATTCTCTTGCCACACATACGATGTTAAGCTCTATACTTCGTCTGCCTTCTCATTTCAAGGGCGAAAAAGAGATGGAAGAAAAATCATTAGAATTTCTAAAGATTTTCAAGCTTGAAAAGTATAAAGATGAACTAGCAAAAAATTTGCCTTATGGTCAACAAAGAAGATTGGAAATTGCTAGAGCTCTAGCCGCAGGACCAAAATTATTGCTACTAGATGAGCCAGCAGCTGGTATGAATCCACAGGAAACAAAGGATTTAATGAACTTAATTGGATTTGTTCGCGATAAATTCGATTTAACTATTTTGTTGATAGAGCATGACATGAACTTAGTAATGGGAGTTTGTGAAAGAATATATGTACTCGATCATGGTCAACTTCTTGCGGAAGGATCACCAGAAGAGATCCGTAACCATCCTAAGGTTATAGAGGCTTATTTAGGGGAGGAAGTTCGCGATGACAATGCTTAA
- a CDS encoding branched-chain amino acid ABC transporter permease, with product MKKSKQFWLFIIAAVLVYTVVQVFIANGTMNQFYSNTLIFIAINIILAVSLHLVIGITGQFSIGHAGFLAVGAYISAIVTMKLDLPFFVAIIVGGIIAALAGLIVGIPSLRLKGDYLAIATLGFAEIIRIVFLNIDYVGGAAGMQVSHLTTWTYAFVCLVITIVVIVNFTNSRHGIAAISVRENEIASDAMGINTTYYKVVAFAIGSFFAGVAGALYSHNFYIIQPSQFGFLKSFDILIFVVLGGLGSLSGAVLSAILLTVVSTYLQGYPETRMIIYSLVLILVMLYRPKGLMGTMEITDYFKLWRTPKGGDQHGK from the coding sequence ATGAAAAAGTCAAAACAGTTTTGGCTATTTATTATAGCGGCAGTATTGGTATACACAGTGGTTCAAGTTTTTATTGCAAATGGAACGATGAATCAATTTTATTCTAATACACTTATATTTATAGCTATCAACATAATTTTAGCAGTCAGCCTACATCTAGTAATAGGTATTACAGGACAGTTTTCTATTGGTCATGCTGGTTTCCTAGCAGTAGGAGCATATATTTCGGCAATCGTGACAATGAAATTGGATCTTCCCTTTTTCGTCGCTATTATTGTAGGAGGAATTATTGCTGCTTTAGCTGGACTGATTGTAGGTATTCCAAGTTTAAGATTAAAAGGCGATTACTTGGCGATTGCGACCCTTGGTTTTGCTGAAATTATTCGTATTGTATTTTTGAATATTGACTATGTTGGTGGGGCTGCAGGGATGCAAGTTTCTCATTTAACGACTTGGACATATGCGTTTGTTTGCCTTGTCATCACCATTGTAGTAATAGTGAATTTTACTAATTCAAGACATGGAATTGCAGCTATCTCTGTTAGAGAAAATGAAATTGCATCAGATGCGATGGGGATAAATACTACTTATTATAAAGTAGTTGCATTTGCAATTGGCTCCTTTTTTGCAGGGGTAGCGGGTGCTTTGTATTCTCATAACTTTTATATCATTCAACCAAGTCAATTCGGATTTTTAAAATCTTTTGATATTTTAATATTTGTTGTTCTGGGTGGATTGGGAAGTCTCTCGGGTGCTGTACTTTCAGCTATTTTATTGACAGTTGTTTCTACTTATCTTCAAGGATATCCTGAAACTCGAATGATTATTTATAGTCTTGTATTAATCCTTGTAATGCTGTATCGTCCAAAAGGCCTGATGGGTACGATGGAAATTACGGATTATTTCAAGCTATGGAGAACGCCAAAAGGAGGCGATCAGCATGGAAAATAA
- a CDS encoding DHA2 family efflux MFS transporter permease subunit: MKETQQKPPYAMIAILFVGAFIAFLNNTLLNVALPTIMTEFAVKASVVQWLTTGYMLINGILIPASAYFVTKFSNRKLFITAMSLFSLGTLLAAIAPEFWVLILARMIQAAGSAVMMPLLMNVMLTAFPIERRGTAMGLFGLVMIMAPAIGPTLSGFIIEHYTWRVLFELILPLAVIVLLLAIFKLKNITPNKDMKLDVLSLGLSTIGFGGLLYGFSTAGDKGWDAPIVYSTIAIGVIALVIFVLRQLKLDEPLLDLRIYKYPMFALSSIISVVVSAAMFSGMILTPLYVQTIRGISPLDSGLLMLPGALAMGLMSPVTGKLFDKYGARSLAMIGLTITAIATYMMSNLAADSDYYYIMIVYTIRMFGMSMVMMPIMTNGLNELPMKMNPHGTAVNNTLQQVSGAIGSAIFITIMNARMESKGASLFAEATKAGNVPTAADALEQFKMQISGQAMLEGINFTFFIATLVTVLALVLSLFVKRVDISKKHTDVQ; the protein is encoded by the coding sequence ATGAAAGAAACGCAACAAAAGCCACCCTATGCCATGATTGCTATCCTATTTGTAGGAGCATTCATAGCTTTTTTAAATAATACGTTATTAAACGTAGCTTTACCTACTATTATGACTGAATTTGCAGTCAAAGCCTCCGTTGTTCAATGGCTAACAACTGGATACATGCTGATAAATGGTATTTTAATACCAGCAAGTGCGTATTTTGTAACTAAGTTCTCAAATAGAAAATTATTTATTACTGCAATGTCATTATTTTCGTTGGGTACATTATTAGCAGCTATCGCACCAGAATTTTGGGTGCTTATTTTAGCTCGTATGATTCAAGCAGCGGGCTCAGCCGTAATGATGCCTTTACTTATGAATGTTATGTTAACAGCATTCCCTATTGAACGAAGAGGGACAGCAATGGGGTTATTTGGTTTAGTAATGATTATGGCTCCAGCTATCGGACCAACATTGTCTGGGTTCATCATTGAGCATTATACTTGGAGAGTATTGTTTGAGCTGATTTTACCATTGGCTGTAATCGTATTGTTACTCGCTATTTTCAAACTAAAGAATATTACACCTAACAAAGATATGAAACTAGATGTTTTATCACTAGGTTTATCGACCATAGGTTTTGGTGGTCTATTATATGGATTTAGTACAGCTGGAGATAAAGGCTGGGATGCACCAATTGTATATAGTACGATTGCAATTGGAGTAATTGCACTAGTGATTTTTGTCCTTAGACAATTAAAACTAGATGAACCATTATTAGATTTACGTATTTATAAATATCCTATGTTTGCTTTATCTTCTATTATTTCTGTAGTTGTTTCAGCTGCAATGTTCTCAGGCATGATTTTAACACCCTTGTACGTGCAAACAATTCGAGGTATTTCACCTCTCGATTCTGGTCTGTTAATGCTTCCAGGTGCCTTGGCTATGGGGTTAATGTCTCCAGTAACAGGGAAGTTGTTTGATAAATACGGTGCTCGATCGTTAGCGATGATCGGTTTAACAATTACTGCGATTGCGACATATATGATGAGTAATTTAGCTGCGGATTCAGATTATTACTACATCATGATTGTTTATACAATCCGAATGTTTGGTATGTCCATGGTAATGATGCCTATTATGACTAATGGTCTTAATGAATTACCTATGAAGATGAACCCGCACGGAACTGCAGTAAATAATACGTTACAACAAGTATCAGGTGCTATAGGTTCTGCAATATTTATCACAATTATGAATGCAAGAATGGAATCAAAAGGTGCTAGTCTATTCGCAGAAGCTACGAAAGCAGGGAATGTTCCAACTGCTGCAGATGCTTTAGAGCAGTTTAAAATGCAAATTAGTGGTCAAGCAATGTTAGAAGGGATTAATTTCACTTTCTTTATAGCAACGCTTGTTACAGTTTTAGCTTTAGTGTTATCACTATTTGTAAAACGAGTAGATATATCTAAAAAACACACAGATGTACAATAA
- a CDS encoding sensor domain-containing diguanylate cyclase, giving the protein MKTLRFWILALICFTMLGIIFSTLTSSYFVTKKSLIENSLEQNRVYSKKLAQMTDEVFSSMQNNLEARKSDVVKDIDNHATVTNILEQLNISGKNFNSLSVINDQGIAIATTPNIGLVGNKINSNAVKEALVKKEPFISKPYYAQTGRLLILISTPLFNGGDEYVGMLNGTIYLEEDNFINHILAEHYSKDGSYVYVVDRDGTLIYHPEKTRIGESVESNPVVRKLIDEKSGALQIDNTLGNNFLAGYTYIEKSRWGVVSQTPFKSALKPLSGIMLTIFTFSLPFILIFIVIAFYVSTKLASPLRELAIYTLRGRDEQEEALDIPTWYFEAKQLTETIENYRKRQEETVDNMKVISLTDPLTGLKNRRYADILFDKLLDQKEKFSLIMLDIDHFKQVNDQFGHIAGDEVLKFISKILKDLCVEDEECIRLGGEEFLILLPKKYVQEAYILGERIRMTVEDSVSPIHKKLTISLGVGEYKCGETLTQTMQKIDLALYEAKSNGRNNVVIAKS; this is encoded by the coding sequence TTGAAAACTTTAAGGTTTTGGATTTTAGCGCTTATCTGTTTTACTATGCTTGGAATAATATTTAGCACTCTAACTTCGAGTTATTTTGTAACAAAAAAAAGCTTGATAGAAAACTCTTTAGAACAAAATAGAGTTTACTCTAAGAAATTAGCTCAAATGACAGATGAAGTTTTTTCATCTATGCAAAATAACTTGGAAGCTCGAAAGTCAGATGTGGTCAAGGATATAGATAATCACGCAACAGTTACCAATATATTAGAACAGCTAAATATAAGTGGCAAGAACTTCAACTCTTTATCCGTTATCAATGATCAAGGAATTGCAATTGCTACCACACCGAATATAGGTCTTGTTGGTAATAAAATTAACTCGAACGCTGTTAAGGAAGCCTTAGTAAAAAAGGAACCATTCATATCTAAACCGTATTATGCGCAAACAGGAAGACTTCTAATACTTATTTCTACCCCATTATTTAATGGAGGTGATGAATATGTAGGGATGTTGAATGGAACTATTTATTTGGAGGAAGACAACTTTATTAATCATATACTTGCCGAACATTATTCTAAAGACGGTTCCTATGTTTACGTAGTTGATCGAGATGGAACTCTAATCTATCATCCTGAGAAAACTAGAATAGGGGAATCTGTTGAAAGTAATCCTGTTGTTCGGAAGTTAATAGATGAGAAAAGTGGAGCTTTACAAATAGATAATACACTTGGAAATAACTTTTTGGCAGGCTATACATACATAGAGAAAAGTAGATGGGGAGTAGTCTCACAGACCCCATTTAAAAGCGCATTAAAACCTTTATCTGGAATAATGTTAACGATTTTTACATTTTCTTTGCCGTTCATTCTTATCTTTATAGTAATAGCGTTTTACGTATCAACTAAGTTAGCATCACCATTACGTGAGCTCGCCATTTACACGTTACGGGGGAGAGATGAACAAGAAGAAGCACTCGATATCCCTACTTGGTATTTTGAGGCAAAACAACTGACAGAGACGATTGAAAATTATAGGAAACGCCAGGAAGAAACTGTCGATAATATGAAGGTAATATCTTTAACAGACCCTTTGACAGGCTTGAAAAATAGAAGATATGCAGATATTTTATTCGATAAATTACTCGACCAAAAAGAGAAGTTTTCTTTAATTATGTTAGATATTGATCATTTTAAACAAGTTAATGATCAATTTGGACATATTGCCGGTGATGAAGTTCTCAAATTTATCTCCAAAATTTTGAAGGACTTATGTGTTGAAGATGAAGAGTGTATCCGACTTGGTGGGGAGGAATTTCTCATTTTACTTCCAAAAAAGTATGTTCAAGAAGCATATATACTGGGAGAACGTATAAGAATGACTGTAGAGGATTCTGTTTCTCCTATTCATAAAAAACTAACAATATCTTTAGGTGTTGGTGAATATAAATGTGGTGAAACGCTAACACAAACTATGCAAAAGATTGACTTAGCTCTTTACGAAGCAAAATCAAATGGGCGTAATAATGTAGTGATTGCAAAATCATAA
- a CDS encoding ABC transporter substrate-binding protein: protein MKKSKFASLFLSSTLLIGILAGCGSGEEAGSSSEGGDTIKIGANLELSGGVASYGTSEADAIDLAVEEINAAGGINGKKIELIKVDNKSDAAEATNAAIKLTSQDKVTAIIGAATSGNSVAQVQIATDTKTPMISPSGTSTTVTVGEDGKVNPFTFRTAFIDPFQGTVAANFASKELKVKTAAVYADNASDYAKGLAAAFIKDFEAAGGKIVAEESYVAKDTDFRSNLTRIKSANPEFVFIPGYYEEVGLIVKQARELGITVPLMGADGWDSPTLVDLAGADALNNTFIITAYSSEDPDSKAKEFSDNFKEKYGKEPNSFNALGYDTVYLLKDAIERAGSTDGTKIKEAIEATDQLELVTGLYSVDENHHPIKSAIIIEYVDGSQKFKTKVNP, encoded by the coding sequence ATGAAAAAGTCGAAATTTGCTTCACTTTTCCTATCATCTACATTATTGATTGGAATTCTTGCTGGTTGCGGAAGTGGGGAAGAAGCAGGATCTAGTTCAGAAGGCGGAGACACTATTAAAATTGGTGCCAATCTTGAGCTTTCAGGAGGGGTAGCTTCTTATGGTACATCAGAAGCGGATGCTATTGATCTAGCTGTTGAAGAAATCAATGCTGCTGGTGGTATTAATGGAAAGAAAATCGAACTTATCAAGGTTGACAATAAATCGGATGCTGCCGAAGCAACTAATGCAGCTATTAAATTAACGAGTCAAGACAAAGTAACAGCTATTATTGGAGCTGCGACTAGTGGTAACTCAGTTGCACAAGTTCAAATAGCAACTGATACTAAAACACCTATGATTTCGCCTTCAGGAACAAGTACAACGGTTACTGTAGGAGAAGATGGAAAAGTAAATCCATTTACATTCCGTACAGCGTTTATCGATCCATTCCAAGGAACGGTAGCTGCTAACTTTGCTTCTAAAGAGTTGAAAGTAAAAACAGCTGCAGTATATGCGGACAATGCAAGTGATTACGCAAAAGGTCTTGCTGCCGCTTTTATTAAAGATTTTGAAGCAGCAGGAGGTAAAATTGTTGCAGAAGAATCTTATGTTGCAAAAGATACTGATTTCCGATCAAATCTAACTCGTATTAAATCTGCTAATCCGGAATTTGTCTTTATCCCTGGTTACTACGAAGAAGTGGGACTTATCGTTAAGCAAGCTCGTGAATTAGGAATCACTGTTCCATTGATGGGAGCAGATGGTTGGGATTCTCCAACACTTGTCGACTTGGCTGGAGCAGATGCTTTAAATAATACATTCATTATTACTGCTTATTCATCCGAAGATCCAGATAGTAAAGCGAAGGAGTTTTCTGATAATTTCAAAGAAAAATATGGTAAAGAGCCTAACTCATTCAATGCACTTGGATATGATACTGTTTATTTATTAAAAGACGCTATTGAACGCGCTGGTTCTACAGATGGAACTAAAATTAAAGAAGCGATTGAAGCTACTGATCAATTAGAACTTGTAACAGGATTATACTCTGTTGATGAAAATCACCATCCGATTAAATCGGCAATAATAATTGAATACGTAGATGGAAGTCAAAAATTTAAAACGAAAGTTAATCCTTAA
- a CDS encoding OsmC family protein: MTEHYFHLKADWPGNRNDIGTIHARNLQTKISIPQEMDGPGLGTNPDEMLLGAATTCYIITLAAMLERSHIEKVSLVVESTAAVDVTNGIFTYKKIIHRPMLVIVNEKDTKMATRLLLKAEDTCMISKALRGNVEIVLEPTLQVGGIEKN; encoded by the coding sequence ATGACAGAACATTATTTTCATTTAAAAGCAGATTGGCCAGGTAACCGCAATGATATAGGAACTATTCATGCACGGAATCTCCAAACAAAGATTTCGATTCCACAAGAAATGGATGGTCCAGGGTTAGGTACAAATCCAGACGAAATGCTACTTGGAGCAGCCACGACATGCTATATTATTACACTTGCTGCCATGCTAGAGAGAAGTCATATAGAAAAGGTATCGCTAGTTGTTGAATCCACTGCTGCGGTAGATGTGACGAATGGTATTTTTACATACAAAAAAATAATACATCGACCAATGTTAGTAATAGTTAATGAAAAAGATACCAAAATGGCAACTCGATTACTATTGAAAGCCGAAGATACTTGTATGATCAGTAAAGCTCTCAGAGGTAATGTAGAAATAGTACTCGAACCTACACTACAGGTTGGTGGAATTGAAAAAAATTAA